The following are encoded together in the Marinitoga litoralis genome:
- the ppdK gene encoding pyruvate, phosphate dikinase codes for MEKMVYFYGGGIAEGNLKMKHILGGKGANLAEMARMGLPVPAGFTITTEVCDYYWKHDRSFPEALEAEVEAALKKLEEVSGKKFGDKENPLLVSVRSGAAVSMPGMMDTILNLGLNDETVEALAKNTGNPRFAYDAYRRFMQMFGDVALGIPHHDFEEALNKVKEEKGVKLDIELEAEDFKKVVELYKEIYKKAGKEFPQDPKKQLWIAIEAVFGSWMNERAIKYRAINGIKEGELLGTAVNVVMMVFGNMGEDSGTGVCFTRDPNTGEKVKYGEYLPNAQGEDVVAGIRTPYPLEKLNELMPDVYKELTDIMDKLERHYKDMQDIEFTIEKGKLYFLQTRNGKRTAKAAIKIAVDMVKEGLIDKATAVMRVTPDQIDKLLHPAFDEAEIKKAQEIGAGLPASPGAATGKVVFSADEAEELAKEGTPVILVRPETSPEDVGGMNAAEGILTATGGMTSHAAVVARGMGKPAIVGAEEIVIDEEAKEFEARGVKVKDGDWISIDGTTGKVYLGKVKTIKPQGLEGEVAELLEFADEIRVLGVRANADIPRDANVARNFGAEGIGLCRTEHMFFEGDRIQKMRRMIVAKTVEQREAALAELLPLQKEDFKGLFEAMEGFPVTIRLLDPPLHEFLPQDEEQMKELAPQLGITVEELKEIVENLHEFNPMMGHRGVRLAITYPEVAVMQTKAIIMAAIEMVKEGKKVKPEIMIPLVGTVNELKYLDKVVRETADKLIEEAGVDLDYKVGTMIEVPRGAVTADEIAEVAEFFSFGTNDLTQMTLGFSRDDYGKFINDYIEKGIYEKDPFKHVDQTGVGRMVKIAKDYGRSVNPELKLGVCGEHGGDPESIEFFHKTQLDYVSCSPYRVPIARLAAAQAAVKFKRGKFVNYAD; via the coding sequence ATGGAAAAGATGGTATATTTTTATGGCGGAGGTATCGCTGAAGGAAATTTAAAGATGAAACACATATTAGGTGGAAAAGGTGCTAATTTAGCAGAAATGGCTAGAATGGGATTACCTGTTCCTGCTGGTTTTACAATTACAACAGAAGTTTGTGACTATTATTGGAAACATGATAGATCATTCCCAGAAGCATTAGAAGCAGAAGTTGAAGCAGCATTAAAAAAATTAGAAGAAGTTTCAGGTAAAAAATTTGGAGATAAAGAAAATCCATTATTAGTATCTGTTAGATCAGGTGCAGCTGTATCAATGCCAGGTATGATGGATACAATTTTAAACTTAGGTTTAAATGATGAAACAGTAGAAGCTTTAGCAAAAAATACAGGAAACCCAAGATTTGCATACGACGCTTACAGAAGATTCATGCAAATGTTTGGTGATGTTGCATTAGGTATTCCTCACCACGACTTTGAAGAAGCATTAAACAAAGTAAAAGAAGAAAAAGGTGTTAAATTAGATATTGAGTTAGAAGCTGAAGATTTCAAAAAAGTTGTTGAATTATACAAAGAAATCTATAAAAAAGCTGGAAAAGAATTCCCACAAGATCCTAAAAAACAATTATGGATTGCTATAGAAGCAGTATTTGGTAGCTGGATGAATGAAAGAGCTATTAAATACAGAGCTATTAATGGAATTAAAGAAGGAGAATTATTAGGTACAGCTGTTAATGTTGTTATGATGGTATTCGGTAATATGGGTGAAGATAGTGGAACTGGTGTATGTTTCACAAGAGATCCTAACACAGGTGAAAAAGTAAAATATGGTGAATACTTACCAAATGCACAAGGTGAAGATGTTGTTGCTGGTATCAGAACACCTTATCCATTAGAAAAATTAAATGAATTAATGCCAGATGTATATAAAGAATTAACAGACATTATGGATAAATTAGAAAGACATTATAAAGATATGCAAGATATCGAATTTACAATAGAAAAAGGAAAATTATACTTCTTACAAACAAGAAATGGTAAAAGAACAGCAAAAGCTGCTATTAAAATTGCAGTAGATATGGTTAAAGAAGGATTGATTGATAAAGCTACAGCAGTTATGAGAGTAACTCCAGATCAAATCGATAAATTATTACACCCTGCATTTGATGAAGCAGAAATTAAAAAAGCACAAGAAATTGGAGCAGGATTACCTGCATCTCCAGGTGCTGCAACAGGTAAAGTTGTATTCAGTGCAGATGAAGCAGAAGAATTAGCTAAAGAAGGAACTCCAGTTATCTTAGTAAGACCTGAAACAAGCCCAGAAGATGTTGGAGGTATGAATGCAGCTGAAGGTATTTTAACAGCTACAGGTGGTATGACATCACACGCAGCAGTTGTTGCAAGAGGTATGGGTAAACCAGCTATTGTTGGTGCTGAAGAAATTGTTATTGATGAAGAAGCAAAAGAATTTGAAGCAAGAGGCGTAAAAGTGAAAGACGGAGATTGGATTTCTATAGATGGTACTACAGGAAAAGTATACTTAGGAAAAGTTAAAACAATAAAACCACAAGGTTTAGAAGGCGAAGTTGCTGAATTATTAGAATTTGCTGATGAAATTAGAGTATTAGGTGTAAGAGCTAATGCTGATATTCCAAGAGATGCTAATGTTGCTAGAAACTTTGGAGCAGAAGGTATAGGATTATGTAGAACAGAACATATGTTCTTCGAAGGCGATAGAATTCAAAAAATGAGAAGAATGATTGTTGCAAAAACTGTTGAACAAAGAGAAGCTGCTTTAGCAGAATTATTACCATTACAAAAAGAAGACTTCAAAGGATTATTTGAAGCTATGGAAGGATTCCCAGTAACAATCAGATTATTAGATCCACCATTACACGAATTCTTACCACAAGATGAAGAACAAATGAAAGAATTAGCTCCACAATTAGGTATTACTGTAGAAGAATTAAAAGAAATCGTTGAAAACTTACACGAATTCAACCCAATGATGGGACACAGAGGTGTAAGATTAGCAATTACATATCCAGAAGTTGCAGTAATGCAAACAAAAGCTATTATTATGGCTGCTATTGAAATGGTAAAAGAAGGTAAAAAAGTTAAACCAGAAATCATGATTCCATTAGTAGGTACAGTAAATGAATTAAAATACTTAGATAAAGTTGTTAGAGAAACAGCAGATAAATTAATCGAAGAAGCAGGTGTTGATTTAGATTACAAAGTTGGTACTATGATCGAAGTTCCAAGAGGAGCAGTTACAGCAGATGAAATTGCTGAAGTAGCAGAATTCTTCAGTTTTGGTACTAACGACTTAACACAAATGACATTAGGTTTCTCAAGAGATGATTACGGTAAATTCATCAACGATTATATTGAAAAAGGAATTTACGAAAAAGATCCATTCAAACACGTTGATCAAACAGGTGTTGGTAGAATGGTAAAAATTGCAAAAGATTATGGTAGATCAGTAAATCCAGAATTAAAATTAGGTGTTTGTGGTGAACACGGTGGAGATCCTGAATCAATCGAATTCTTCCACAAAACACAATTAGATTACGTAAGTTGTTCACCATACAGAGTTCCTATTGCAAGATTAGCAGCAGCTCAAGCAGCAGTTAAATTCAAAAGAGGAAAATTTGTAAATTACGCTGATTAA
- a CDS encoding NAD(P)H-dependent glycerol-3-phosphate dehydrogenase, producing the protein MNIGVLGSGSWGSAISKVLLNNGHNVRIWTTDEKVLSALKNGENPYYLPGISIPKTIKPSLSLQEVVENSEILILAIPAQAVREVLEKLKLYYNDQIIVNLSKGIEINTHKRVSEVISEILNNPKYVVLSGPSHAEEVARDIPTSVVAASENKNLAKIIQENFSNVSFRIYTNDDVIGVEIGGSIKNVIAIAAGVIDGIGGWDNSKAALITRGLAEIIRYGEKKGAKKDTFIGLAGLGDLIVTCNSQHSRNRYVGEMIGRGKKLDEVINNMNMVAEGVYTVKALYSEIKELNIEMPIVEKIYEVLYLNKDPKEAIHELMIRELKDEN; encoded by the coding sequence ATGAACATAGGTGTTTTAGGTTCAGGTAGTTGGGGAAGTGCGATATCTAAAGTTCTTTTAAATAATGGGCATAATGTAAGAATATGGACAACAGATGAAAAAGTGTTATCAGCTTTAAAAAATGGGGAAAACCCATATTATTTACCTGGTATATCGATACCTAAAACAATTAAACCTTCATTAAGCTTACAAGAAGTTGTAGAAAATTCAGAGATTTTAATTTTAGCTATACCAGCTCAAGCTGTTAGAGAAGTATTAGAAAAACTAAAATTATACTATAATGATCAAATTATTGTAAATCTTTCAAAAGGGATAGAAATTAATACACATAAGAGAGTTAGTGAAGTAATAAGTGAAATTTTGAATAATCCAAAATATGTAGTTCTAAGTGGTCCTAGCCATGCTGAAGAAGTAGCTAGAGACATACCAACTAGTGTAGTAGCTGCATCTGAAAATAAAAATTTAGCAAAGATTATTCAGGAAAACTTTAGTAATGTTTCCTTCAGAATATATACAAATGATGATGTAATAGGTGTTGAAATAGGTGGCTCGATAAAAAATGTAATTGCTATAGCTGCAGGAGTTATTGATGGAATAGGTGGCTGGGATAATTCAAAAGCCGCGCTAATTACCAGAGGTCTTGCAGAAATAATAAGATATGGTGAAAAAAAAGGAGCAAAAAAAGATACGTTTATAGGACTTGCAGGATTAGGTGATCTAATAGTTACATGCAATAGTCAACATAGTAGAAATAGATATGTTGGTGAAATGATTGGAAGAGGGAAGAAATTAGATGAAGTAATAAATAATATGAATATGGTTGCTGAAGGTGTTTATACTGTTAAAGCACTATATAGTGAAATAAAGGAATTAAATATTGAAATGCCTATTGTTGAAAAAATATATGAAGTATTATATTTAAATAAGGATCCTAAAGAAGCTATACATGAATTAATGATAAGAGAATTAAAAGACGAAAATTAA
- a CDS encoding MazG nucleotide pyrophosphohydrolase domain-containing protein — translation MDKEFLNELKKLYDIVQRNIDKCPWVESIDSEKMLNEASSEIKEIEEALNGNDIENIEEEIGDLIYDSFLLLKIIERDYNISSKNVIKKVVDKISNRKPWLFWEEKISLEKASEIWQERKKAEKSNNK, via the coding sequence ATGGATAAAGAATTTTTAAATGAATTAAAAAAATTATATGATATAGTCCAAAGAAACATTGACAAATGTCCATGGGTTGAATCTATCGATTCAGAAAAAATGTTAAATGAAGCTTCTTCAGAAATAAAAGAAATAGAAGAGGCTTTAAATGGTAATGATATAGAAAATATAGAAGAAGAAATAGGAGATTTAATATATGATTCTTTTTTGCTTCTAAAAATAATAGAAAGAGATTATAATATTTCATCAAAAAATGTCATAAAAAAAGTAGTTGATAAAATTTCAAACAGAAAACCTTGGCTTTTTTGGGAAGAAAAAATTTCTTTAGAAAAAGCTTCTGAAATATGGCAAGAAAGAAAAAAAGCAGAAAAAAGTAATAATAAATAA